Proteins encoded by one window of Moorella humiferrea:
- the xerD gene encoding site-specific tyrosine recombinase XerD, whose protein sequence is MRELVDEFLYYLVVERGLAENTLASYNSDLQQFLQYLESSKIKSFRDVNHGLLVAYLVKMQREGRAPATICQHMAAIRALYQFLLRERLVDNDPTVNLESPRQAKKLPQVLTLEEVERLLSQPRVDTPAGLRDKAMLELLYATGLRVSELIALNVDQVNLEGEFVRCLGKGAKERVVPMGQMACFYVRTYIENGRGKLIKKKAETALFVNQHGRRLSRQGCWKIIKGYARAANLNKEITPHTLRHSFATHLLENGADLRAVQELLGHADIGTTQIYTHLTRKKVREVYDRTHPRA, encoded by the coding sequence CTCATACAACAGCGACCTGCAGCAATTTCTTCAATACCTGGAAAGCAGTAAAATAAAATCTTTTCGTGACGTCAACCACGGTTTGCTGGTGGCCTATCTGGTCAAAATGCAACGGGAAGGCAGGGCGCCGGCCACGATTTGCCAGCACATGGCCGCGATAAGAGCGTTATATCAATTTCTGTTAAGGGAACGCCTGGTAGACAACGATCCTACCGTCAATCTGGAATCCCCAAGGCAGGCTAAGAAACTGCCCCAGGTATTGACGCTGGAAGAAGTGGAAAGGCTCCTCAGCCAGCCGCGTGTGGACACCCCGGCGGGTTTAAGGGATAAGGCCATGCTGGAACTCCTTTATGCTACAGGCCTGCGCGTTTCGGAACTGATTGCCCTTAATGTGGACCAGGTTAATCTGGAGGGCGAGTTTGTCCGCTGCCTGGGCAAAGGAGCCAAAGAAAGGGTGGTTCCCATGGGGCAGATGGCCTGTTTTTATGTAAGGACATACATAGAGAACGGCAGGGGAAAATTAATTAAGAAAAAGGCGGAAACGGCCCTGTTCGTCAACCAGCATGGCCGCCGCCTTTCGCGCCAGGGCTGCTGGAAAATTATTAAAGGCTATGCCCGGGCGGCAAATTTAAATAAAGAAATTACTCCCCATACCCTGCGCCATTCCTTTGCCACCCATCTGCTGGAAAACGGCGCCGACCTACGTGCGGTGCAGGAACTTTTAGGCCATGCCGACATCGGTACGACCCAGATTTATACCCATCTTACCAGGAAGAAAGTCCGCGAGGTTTACGATCGGACTCACCCCCGGGCATGA